AGGCAGACACTGCCGCGTAGTGCCAATTGCATCAACAGGAATAATGGGGCCCTGGCATCGGCTTGGTCATCGCTAAAGCCTTTGTTCCAGCGGGTTATTGAGCGGGGTACATCGTGATTGCTGATCGACCAGCAGGGCCAGCCCTTCTCGATTACGTCGCGGTTTTTTTCCAGGGTTTCGCGCAGGAAGCCCGCACTGCAATCCTCGGTCAATAGATCGAAGGAATAGGCCATGTGCAGGCGTTTTTCCGTGGTGTACTCGGCCATGATTTTATGGGTATTGTCGTCGCCAACTTCACCTACGGTCACAGTGCCTGGATATTGATCCATTAACTGTCTTACCCGCTGGAGAAACACCAGGTTTTCAGGCTGGGATTTATCATTCTGGTGCCACTGGTAGTCGTAGTGATTGACTGGTGGCAGGCCTTTCTCGTCGAGCTTTAGCGGGCGCGCCGGGTTATTGCCCAGGGCCTGCTGATGGAAAATAAAGTTGACCGCATCCAGTCGGAAACCATCCACACCCCGATCGAGCCAGAACTTCATATCGGCCAGCAACTGCTCCTGGACTTCCGGGTTGTGCACATTCAGGTCCGGCTGCTCTTTGAGGAAGTTGGCCAAATAGTACTGGCGGCGGCGGGTACACCAGCGCCAGGAGCCTCCCCCGAATACGGAGACCCAGTTGTTGGGAGGGGTGCCATCTTCTTTGGGGTCAACCCAGACATACCAGTCCGCTTTGGGGTTGTTGCGGTTGGCACGGCTCTCCTGGAACCAGGGGTGCTGGTCCGAGGTGTGGCTGAGGATTTGGTCGATAATCACTTTCAGGCCGCGCTCGTGGGCCGCTTCGATCATCCGGTCGAAATCTTCCAGGTTGCCAAAAATAGGGTCTACATCGCGGTAGTCGGCAACGTCATAGCCAAAATCCACCATCGGCGATTTAAAAAAGGGTGAGATCCAGATGGCGTCTACGCCGAGGGATTTTACATAATCCAGTTTTTGCGTAATTCCGGGAATATCACCGATGCCATCTCCGTTGGCGTCGCAGAAGCTGCGTGGGTAAATCTGATAAATAACGCTATTGCGCCACCACTCATAGCTGTTGCCGCTCATGGATTACTGCCTTGTTTCATTATTTGAAATGTGGAGATAGTCCACCTTTAAAGGATAGGGTGAGTATGGAGCAGTCATTGGCGGGCTTCCTCCTCCCCGGCGAGGGGGAGAGGGGAGTAAAGGGTGACCGGCCTGGGGTGGTTTGGTATTGGCGGGCGG
This DNA window, taken from Microbulbifer sp. VAAF005, encodes the following:
- a CDS encoding alpha-amylase family glycosyl hydrolase; the encoded protein is MSGNSYEWWRNSVIYQIYPRSFCDANGDGIGDIPGITQKLDYVKSLGVDAIWISPFFKSPMVDFGYDVADYRDVDPIFGNLEDFDRMIEAAHERGLKVIIDQILSHTSDQHPWFQESRANRNNPKADWYVWVDPKEDGTPPNNWVSVFGGGSWRWCTRRRQYYLANFLKEQPDLNVHNPEVQEQLLADMKFWLDRGVDGFRLDAVNFIFHQQALGNNPARPLKLDEKGLPPVNHYDYQWHQNDKSQPENLVFLQRVRQLMDQYPGTVTVGEVGDDNTHKIMAEYTTEKRLHMAYSFDLLTEDCSAGFLRETLEKNRDVIEKGWPCWSISNHDVPRSITRWNKGFSDDQADARAPLFLLMQLALRGSVCLYQGEELGLPEAEIAYEDLVDPYGINLWPEFKGRDGCRTPMPWTNTSEDNAGFSTAKPWLPVSGEHQQRAVEVQQDAQRSMLNRFRALIEWHRELPQSLATAEQEVIDTGSDLFAFVRRSDSEEMLVVLNLGQNSGTLELPAEFFCAHNITPALFAGNAEGNSLELAAADACVLLRKKA